From the genome of Verrucomicrobiia bacterium, one region includes:
- a CDS encoding HAD hydrolase-like protein, with amino-acid sequence MVKLVLFDIDGTLVHTGGAGVKAFAKTFATEFGLTQGMEHMRFAGGTDIGLVRKFFHLNGVAPDAAHFEQFFASYVFWLDHILAHSETATCPGVWELIRGLQSLPDAPTLGLLTGNIQLGAEIKLRHFDLWSEFVIGAFADDHEARDQIARAAQWRGSNLLGRPLRGEEIIVIGDTPLDIKCGRAIGAKVLAVATGGATRSELQLHAPDWLVNDLRELTAAEICRPSAGTPPPLQFEP; translated from the coding sequence ATGGTCAAGCTTGTTCTCTTCGATATTGACGGCACGCTGGTTCACACCGGCGGCGCGGGCGTCAAAGCTTTTGCCAAAACCTTCGCGACCGAATTTGGCCTCACGCAGGGCATGGAACACATGCGTTTTGCGGGCGGCACGGACATCGGCCTGGTGCGAAAGTTTTTTCACTTGAACGGAGTTGCTCCGGACGCGGCACACTTCGAGCAATTTTTCGCGAGCTACGTTTTCTGGCTGGATCACATCTTGGCGCACAGCGAAACCGCCACCTGTCCGGGCGTCTGGGAATTGATCCGCGGCCTCCAGTCCCTGCCGGACGCGCCCACGCTGGGTTTGCTGACCGGCAACATCCAGCTCGGCGCGGAAATCAAGCTGCGACATTTCGATTTGTGGTCGGAGTTTGTCATCGGCGCGTTCGCCGACGATCACGAAGCACGCGATCAAATTGCGCGCGCGGCGCAGTGGCGCGGCTCAAATCTGCTGGGCCGCCCACTACGGGGCGAGGAAATCATTGTCATTGGAGACACGCCTTTGGACATCAAATGCGGTCGGGCGATCGGCGCAAAAGTTCTCGCCGTGGCTACCGGTGGCGCAACGCGATCCGAACTGCAACTCCATGCGCCGGACTGGTTGGTGAACGATTTGCGGGAATTAACCGCTGCGGAAATCTGTCGTCCGTCGGCGGGAACTCCACCTCCGTTACAGTTCGAACCATAG
- a CDS encoding DNA adenine methylase — protein sequence MFQDIVVDAPTTEGIKYAGSKLKLLPYILQLVRKVKPHTVLDGFSGTTRVSQALAQTGHRVIANDLSVWSEIFGKCYLLNTHSPEHYQPLVDHLNALPGRDGWFTEHYGGEPNGGCSVSDDGLKKPWQKHNTRRLDAIREEIDRLPVADIERAVLLSSLVLALDEVESTLGHFASYLNDWSPRSYNKLHLQVPQLIPHTEKHSVHRGDIFDVLPQAEADLAYFDPPYGSNNEKMPPSRVRYAAYYHLWTTICLNDRPSVFGKAKRRVDTSDTVACSPFEEFRRGDSGHFLAVEAIARLLREVRVQHIILSYSSGGRATAEELNQVISSVGRVVEVLEIDYRKNVMAGMRWTNEWISEAETPNREFLFLIQKS from the coding sequence TTGTTCCAAGACATCGTGGTGGATGCCCCCACGACCGAAGGGATCAAATACGCCGGTTCAAAACTCAAGCTGCTGCCCTACATCCTGCAACTGGTTCGGAAGGTAAAACCGCACACCGTGCTGGACGGATTCTCCGGCACAACACGGGTTTCTCAGGCATTGGCGCAAACTGGCCACCGTGTCATCGCTAACGATCTTTCGGTGTGGTCGGAGATTTTTGGAAAGTGCTACCTGCTCAATACGCATTCGCCAGAACACTACCAACCGCTGGTTGACCATCTCAACGCACTACCTGGACGAGATGGCTGGTTCACCGAACACTACGGTGGCGAACCCAATGGCGGTTGCTCGGTGAGCGATGACGGCCTCAAGAAGCCGTGGCAAAAGCATAACACGAGGCGACTGGATGCCATCCGCGAGGAAATTGACCGGCTCCCGGTCGCGGATATAGAGCGGGCCGTCTTGCTGTCGAGCTTGGTTCTGGCACTGGACGAAGTGGAAAGCACACTCGGTCACTTTGCCTCATACCTCAACGACTGGTCTCCGCGCTCCTACAACAAGCTGCACCTGCAAGTGCCGCAGTTGATTCCGCACACGGAAAAGCATTCCGTCCACCGGGGCGACATTTTTGACGTGCTGCCGCAAGCCGAAGCCGATCTCGCCTATTTCGATCCACCCTACGGCTCAAACAACGAGAAGATGCCCCCATCCCGGGTACGCTACGCTGCCTACTACCATTTATGGACGACGATTTGCCTGAATGACAGACCCTCGGTGTTCGGCAAGGCCAAGCGACGTGTGGACACTTCAGACACGGTGGCTTGTTCGCCCTTCGAGGAGTTTCGGCGTGGCGACTCAGGCCACTTTCTCGCGGTCGAGGCGATTGCACGATTGCTGCGCGAAGTTCGCGTACAGCACATCATCCTTTCCTATAGTTCCGGCGGACGCGCGACTGCGGAGGAATTGAACCAGGTGATTTCGTCAGTTGGTCGAGTTGTCGAAGTATTGGAGATCGATTACCGGAAGAACGTCATGGCCGGAATGCGTTGGACAAACGAGTGGATTTCTGAGGCCGAGACGCCCAATAGAGAGTTCCTTTTTTTAATTCAGAAATCCTGA
- a CDS encoding DoxX family protein codes for MKIRKLLQLDFLPRSTDVGLLVLRLWLGLSLLLLHGWTKLNNFPEMAGKFPDPIGLGGSPSLTLALFAEVAGALLIIVGAFTRAAALVQTFLMSVAFFVVHKAALSGPASGELAFIYLGSFVVLLVAGAGRFSLDAKLGAKKE; via the coding sequence ATGAAGATACGTAAACTCCTTCAGCTCGATTTTCTTCCGCGCAGCACCGATGTTGGCCTGCTTGTACTGCGACTGTGGCTCGGGCTGTCGCTCCTGCTTCTGCACGGTTGGACCAAGCTCAATAATTTCCCGGAGATGGCCGGCAAGTTCCCGGATCCGATTGGCCTCGGCGGCAGCCCCAGTCTGACGCTCGCCCTCTTCGCAGAAGTTGCTGGCGCGCTCTTGATCATCGTCGGTGCGTTCACTCGCGCGGCGGCCTTGGTCCAGACGTTCCTGATGAGCGTCGCCTTCTTCGTCGTACATAAGGCCGCCCTCTCCGGTCCCGCCAGCGGCGAACTCGCGTTCATCTACCTCGGCAGCTTCGTAGTGCTGCTGGTCGCCGGTGCGGGCCGCTTCTCACTTGATGCAAAGCTCGGAGCGAAGAAAGAGTGA
- the fabD gene encoding ACP S-malonyltransferase, producing the protein MNKTALLFAGQGAQVVGMGKDLAAAFPTAQAWFDRANAALGYDLTTICFHGPDAELTKTENAQPGIFLVSWIAFELLKETVPNLKFDATAGLSLGEFTALTAAGGLSFADGLRVVRQRGQFMQEACETTQGGMAAIIGLDAAATRAACTEAGVTLANLNCPGQIVISGATDRISKACELAKARGAKRAIPLPVAGAYHSPLMAGAQPKLQAELERITLSAPSVPVISNVTAEPHTTPDQVAARLIEQVTSSVRWEDSMRYLLAQGFTRFIELGPGTALSGFMKRINKEAQLLNVADVASLEATARALS; encoded by the coding sequence ATGAACAAAACCGCATTGCTGTTCGCCGGACAAGGCGCCCAAGTCGTCGGCATGGGCAAAGATTTGGCCGCCGCATTCCCCACCGCCCAAGCGTGGTTCGACCGCGCCAACGCCGCGTTGGGTTACGACCTGACCACCATTTGCTTTCACGGACCGGATGCCGAATTGACCAAAACTGAAAACGCGCAACCGGGAATTTTCCTGGTCAGTTGGATCGCCTTTGAACTGCTCAAGGAAACCGTTCCGAACCTGAAGTTTGACGCGACGGCCGGTTTGTCGCTGGGTGAGTTTACCGCGCTGACGGCGGCGGGCGGATTGAGTTTCGCCGACGGGTTGCGCGTGGTGCGGCAGCGCGGGCAATTCATGCAGGAGGCTTGTGAAACCACGCAAGGCGGCATGGCGGCCATCATTGGTTTGGACGCGGCAGCCACGCGCGCCGCTTGCACGGAAGCGGGAGTGACTTTGGCCAATCTGAATTGTCCCGGCCAAATCGTCATTTCCGGAGCAACGGACCGCATCAGCAAAGCCTGCGAACTGGCCAAAGCCAGGGGCGCGAAGCGCGCGATCCCGCTGCCCGTGGCGGGTGCGTATCACTCGCCACTCATGGCCGGCGCGCAACCCAAATTACAGGCCGAACTCGAGCGCATCACTCTTTCCGCGCCATCAGTGCCGGTGATTTCCAACGTCACGGCGGAGCCACACACCACTCCCGATCAGGTGGCGGCGCGTTTGATTGAACAAGTGACCTCTTCCGTGCGCTGGGAGGATTCCATGCGTTACCTGCTCGCGCAGGGATTCACGCGCTTCATCGAGCTGGGGCCGGGCACCGCGTTGTCCGGTTTCATGAAGCGCATCAACAAAGAGGCGCAACTGCTGAATGTCGCCGATGTCGCCAGCCTGGAAGCCACGGCACGAGCACTGAGCTAA